The nucleotide sequence CAGATGATTGAAGTAGTAGCCCAGTTGTATACAGAAATTAATATTGATGGTCGCTTTGCTTGTGTAGGCAGTAATGTATGGGGACTTAAGCGCTGGTATCCAGTAGAACGTTCCGATGATCCGATGAGTGGTGGCGGTAAACGTCCTCGCATCATTAACGATGATGATGATCTCGATGATGAGGATCTATACGGTGAAGATGAAGAGTCGTTCGTCCCAGGCGAAGAAACTTACGATCTGTTCGATGAAGAGCGCGAAGAGATTTTTGAAGACGGCGAAGAAGCTGCTGAAGCGGACGAAGAAGCTATTATCGAGGACGGAGATGCTGTTCTTGATGAGGAAATTGATGAAAAAAGCGACGAGGACGATGAATTCGGCGATGAGGACGAAGAGGACCTGAACGAGGATGAAGATATCGACGAGGACGAAGAGGAGCTTTAATCTAAAGTGCTCGCTAAGCATAGGTTTTCGTAGTTTGCTGTTCGGGCTTGACACCGATAGTTCGAGACGGTAAACTTATGCTTGGGCTTTAGAAGTGAGCGTGTTTATAAGTATTGAAATCCAAAAGTGCCCCCATTTATTGGGTGTCACTTTTTTGTTTTTTTCTACCCTTCTCTTGGTAATGAGAGGGCATAACAAGGTAACAATAATGGGATGCTAATGGCATCTAGCAGGAGGTTTCGTACAGAGTGACTAAATATATTTTCGTAACAGGCGGTGTTGTATCATCGCTCGGAAAAGGGATCACGGCGGCTTCACTTGGACGGTTGCTAAAGAATCGTGGTCTTAAGGTAACGATCCAGAAATTTGACCCATATATCAACGTCGATCCTGGAACGATGAGTCCATATCAGCATGGTGAAGTGTTCGTGACGGATGATGGAGCAGAGACGGATCTTGATTTGGGTCACTATGAGCGGTTCATCGACATTAATCTTTCGAAGAACAGCAATGTTACATCAGGGAAAATTTATTCTACTGTTATTAGTAAAGAGCGTCGCGGGGAGTATCTTGGAGGCACTGTTCAAGTTATTCCGCACATTACGAATGAAATTAAAGAGCGTGTGTTCCGTGCGGGTAAAGAAGCGGGTTCTGATGTCGTTATTACGGAAATTGGCGGTACAGTAGGTGACATCGAAAGCTTACCTTTCCTCGAAGCGATCCGTCAGATTAAGAGTGATATCGGTCGCGAGAATGTAATGTATATCCATGTTACATTAATTCCTTATATTAAAGCGGCGGGCGAAGTGAAGACGAAGCCAACGCAGCATAGTGTTAAAGAATTGCGTAGCATCGGAATTCAACCGAATGTCATCGTATGCCGTACGGAATATCCGCTTGCAGAAGATTTGAAGCGCAAAATTGCGTTGTTCTGTGATATTGATGCAAATGCGGTTGTAGAGTGCAGAGATGCGTCGACGTTATATGAAGTACCATTAAATTTGCGTGAGCAGGGCCTTGACGATTATGTTGTGAAGCATTTGAACTTATCGACAGTTGCCCCGGATATGAGAGAATGGGAAGCGCTCGTAAAGCGTGTCCAATCGCTTTCGAAGAAGGTCGAAATCGCAATCGTTGGGAAATATGTTGCATTGCATGATGCTTATTTGAGCATTGTCGAATCACTATCTCATGCGGGCTTTGAATCAGATTCTGAGGTGAATATCCGATGGGTCAATGCTGAAGAGCTTACAGCGGATAACGTTGAAGAGGAGCTAGGCGGCGTACACGGTATTCTCGTTCCAGGCGGATTCGGCGATCGTGGGATTGAAGGTAAAATTGTTGCGATTCGCTATGCGCGTGAGATGGGGACACCATTCTTCGGAATTTGCTTGGGCATGCAGGTTGCTGTTGTGGAATACGCACGCAGTATGGCTGGGTTGGACGGAGCGAATAGCTCTGAGATTCATCCGGCGACACCGTATCCGGTTATCGATCTTCTTCCAGAGCAGAAGGATATCGAGGATCTAGGTGGGACGATGAGATTGGGTCTCTATCCATGCAAGCTCATTCCTGGAAGCCTAGCGGCTAAGAGCTATGGGGATGAATTGATCTATGAGCGTCATCGTCATCGGTATGAATTCAACAACGAATATCGTGAGCGGATTGAAGCGGCTGGTTTAATCATATCCGGGACTTCACCAGATGGACGTCTCGTAGAGATGATCGAATTGAAGGATCACCCGTGGTTCCTTGCGGTGCAATTCCACCCAGAATTTACGTCCCGTCCGAACCGTCCGCAACCCCTGTTCCGCGATTTTGTGAAGGCGGCATTGGTGCACTCAGAAGGCTAAGATTGACGAAATATACGGCTTGCGATCACCCCTCCCAATAGGTGGGGTGATTTTCATTTTTTACTAAGTTATTGCAGGAAATTTTATTTACATCTCGAATACTAGGATGATAGTCGTTGGAGGAGATGAGCCTTTGAAAAAGAAATTGCTAGTCGTGGATGATCAGGTGGGTATACGGATATTGTTACTTGAAGTATTTGCGACGGAAGGCTATGAAACGTTTCAAGCCGCGAATGGTCGGATTGCGCTTGAGATCGCTAGGTCGCATCCGATTGATCTGGTATTGTTGGATATGAAGATTCCTGGAATGGATGGATTGGAAATCTTAAAGCAGCTTAAGCAGTATGACCCTGATATTAA is from Candidatus Cohnella colombiensis and encodes:
- the rpoE gene encoding DNA-directed RNA polymerase subunit delta, which codes for MSAEYVLKIDSERIQEMPMVDLAYELLKAANSPFYYRDLMMEISKIRGLSEDQMIEVVAQLYTEINIDGRFACVGSNVWGLKRWYPVERSDDPMSGGGKRPRIINDDDDLDDEDLYGEDEESFVPGEETYDLFDEEREEIFEDGEEAAEADEEAIIEDGDAVLDEEIDEKSDEDDEFGDEDEEDLNEDEDIDEDEEEL
- a CDS encoding CTP synthase; amino-acid sequence: MTKYIFVTGGVVSSLGKGITAASLGRLLKNRGLKVTIQKFDPYINVDPGTMSPYQHGEVFVTDDGAETDLDLGHYERFIDINLSKNSNVTSGKIYSTVISKERRGEYLGGTVQVIPHITNEIKERVFRAGKEAGSDVVITEIGGTVGDIESLPFLEAIRQIKSDIGRENVMYIHVTLIPYIKAAGEVKTKPTQHSVKELRSIGIQPNVIVCRTEYPLAEDLKRKIALFCDIDANAVVECRDASTLYEVPLNLREQGLDDYVVKHLNLSTVAPDMREWEALVKRVQSLSKKVEIAIVGKYVALHDAYLSIVESLSHAGFESDSEVNIRWVNAEELTADNVEEELGGVHGILVPGGFGDRGIEGKIVAIRYAREMGTPFFGICLGMQVAVVEYARSMAGLDGANSSEIHPATPYPVIDLLPEQKDIEDLGGTMRLGLYPCKLIPGSLAAKSYGDELIYERHRHRYEFNNEYRERIEAAGLIISGTSPDGRLVEMIELKDHPWFLAVQFHPEFTSRPNRPQPLFRDFVKAALVHSEG
- a CDS encoding response regulator gives rise to the protein MIVVGGDEPLKKKLLVVDDQVGIRILLLEVFATEGYETFQAANGRIALEIARSHPIDLVLLDMKIPGMDGLEILKQLKQYDPDIKVIMMTAYGELDMINQATDMGAVMHFTKPFDIDEMRLAVNLQMGQGTATRFVGNS